Part of the Sinorhizobium terangae genome is shown below.
TGGGCGCGCCACAAAAGTCATTGTGCCCACGTATCAGCACAGATTGTGCCATTAGAAATGTCGCGGTTATGTGCAACAGAAGTTCAGTACTTCCCGGCTGGATTTTCACTCAACTCGAACATCTAGCCGGGAGGCACTGAATTGGCTGGGTAAACCAGCCCTCCGCCGGCTGCGGGAGATCGTAAGAGATGAAGTTTCCGAGCGCCTCGTGGTCCAAGGAACAAAACAAGATCATGCCCGCGACGTACGGGGAGACGGGGGTATCGGATGAGTGAAGGGACGGAGTCAGCTCTCGTCGAAGAGGGCGGGTCTAAACCAGACGAGCTTTCATCGACTAAGGCGACGATGTTTCACCTGCACGGCTTCGAGCAGGAAAGCTTTCGGGGGCCAGGTTGAAAGATTTCGGTTCGATTGATTTCACGTCGATCAATGAGACAATGCGCCGCGTGGCTTCGGGTCTCGAAGGCTTCAACGACCTCCAAGCCAGATTCCGCGCTGGATATCAGTCGCCCCTCACTGAGATGCTAAAGCAGTTCGAAGACCAACAGGCCGCGCGTCAGGCGATGTTCGGCAATCTGGATATCAATAATAGGCTACGCGAGTTCGGAGCCGCGGCAGGTGGCTTCCGATCCGCTCTCGCGGATACGTTGGCAGGAGCGTCGGCAGCCTTTCGGGAGGCGCAGGAACGTGCTTCGTTAGCACAAACCCTCTCTCTCCCCTCGCCTCTTGAAGGGTTCCGCACGCCTTTCGACAGTCTGTCGGTCCGCATGCTCGCTCTCGATGATGCACGTATGTTGGGATCGAGACTTCATATCGAGTTCTTCAATCAGGCCTCCGCCCTCTCCGACATGATCGAAGGCGTCAATAGGGTTGGTCGAGAGCTTTCGGAAGCTGTGGCAGCATTTCGCCAATTTCCCTTGCCCGAGCTTGAGTCGCTCTCGGGCTACAGGAATTTCTTCGATGGCACCGGACTGATTTTGCCTCGGTGGCCGAAGATCCGTCTCCTAACGAAAGCTGAAAAGAGGCGCCGTTTCAAGGATCGCCTCAAAGCCAAGTCGGAGCCCGCGCACGTGAAGCGGGCGAAGTCTCTGGTCCATCGATACGAGCTCACGCTCCGCGACATCTTGGATGCAGTGATGGCCGAGGAATACGGTGAAGACTGGCCTGATACTCGGTTGCCGCTCTGTGACTGCAAGGATCTCCTCGGCAAATGGAAGAAGCGAGGCGGCGACGTGCTCGATCACGCCGACTATGTTCACTATGGCCGCATCATGGGATATCCGGATCATTTCGTCGCCATCTTCGAAACCGCCTTCGCGGATCCGCAGATGGTGGTCGATCTCATGAGGACGGCAGGCAACCTGCGTGCGGCCTCACACCATGGCAGAGAGTTCACACCTGAGGACCTTCGCGATCTTCGGGTAACATGGAAGACGATCGAGACCGGGCTCCTGGTCTTCACTGACGACTACGAATTCGTCCTACAGGACTAGGCAAAGGCTGAGCACAGGGCATTCCCCAAGGATTCTCCGGGCTTCCGGGGTGCGTCTTCAGTCGAAATGAATTCAGTTCCGTCGATCGGTCAGAGCTCCGGCGTTCAAGGTCGGTGATTGAGATTGTGCTTCGAATAGGCCGGCACTAGCAATGTGCGGACGCCTGTTAGCATCCTGTCCATCGCTTCGATTGTCAACGTCTTGCCAGGAGCAACGTGTACCGTTCTTGCGAGTGAGGGGCAAGCGGCCTACCGATAGGCGAGCTTCTTACGAGGAGTTTTGAACGGGAACGAGATCTTGGCGCTGATTTCACCATGGTCCGCATGCATGGCGAAGTTGGCGCCCATCGCGCTAGTCAGCGTGTCGCAGTGGAACATTGCCAGATACAGCGCCCCGGTATCCTCGTGGCTTTTGACTACCGATGAAATGCGCACATCGAACGAGCCTCGCGTCAGATCGGAATCAATGCCGACGCGGCTCCCCGACGGACTCCCATCGATGAAGTCACAAAGGGTCTTTGTCAAAACAGTCCTGAATGCCATCTCGTCGCCGACGACGGACGTCGTGGGAAGCTTGCCCAGAATGACCGCTACGCCGTTGTTGCGTGATGTCAATGTTAGGTTCCCGAGGACGTTCTGCACGACCTCAGTCGGGTTGAACGCCTCCTCCACGATCCCTGCCACCGTCGGCTTCTCGGCAATGTAAACAAGCGTGCGGATAAGCCTTCTCGCCTTGGCGGTCTGCTCATACATATCCTTGACGACTTCCAACTGCTCCCTGGTGAGGTTTGTTGCGTCGCCTTTGCAAAGCCAATAGGCCGAGTGATAGATCGCATTGACCGGTGTCAACAGGTCGCGCCGCAGAGCTGCGAACATCTCGAGGCTCGTCTGATGGTCGCCGCCGTAAGTGACAGGCATCCGCGCGGCTGCCTGCCACTTTTTGAGAGCATCCAGCTCGGCGACGAGCCGTCGTTCCCTCCGGGCATAGAGGTCCAATCGCTGGCGATACTCGGTCACGTCCATGCTGAGCCAAATGGACGAGCCGTCGCCGTTTGAGTGCTCCATCACTCGGAAAGTCCTGCCGTCGGGCAGACTCACCTCCTCGGGAAGAACTTCGTCGGTAGCGTCCGTCGCAGCGGCCAGATGCTGCCTTAGTACCTCAATGTCGGACTTCGCATTTTCGAAGGTGGGCGTCGCGGGAAACAGGCACGCGAAATCGTCGTGCCACCAAGTCAGCCCCTTTTCGTCATCCGAAATGGCGACGCTACAGAGCTTCTCAGGCCAGCGATGTCCGAGGACTGCGGCTGCCAACGGATTGGCGGATACATCGCGCGCAGACTTCCTATAAGTCCGGCCAGTCATCTCTTCGAGAGACCGCAAGCCTCCCTCGGTGATGTCGATGGAGACCTCACGACCATTCTGCTGCCTCGACACCCAGCCGGACGCAGCGAGATTGGATATGACTCGAGACAGGTTCGCGTCGCCCAGCTTCGTCTTTTTGCCGATGGTGATCCGATCGACAGGTTCGCCGCTGATCGCCAGGAGCTCGAGGATTTCCACCACGTGCTTGCGTCGGCGAACCTCCTTGACGGAATGTAGTTCGGAAAAATGCGAAGCCTGTTCCAAAAAGTCGGACAGCACGATGAAACGTTCTGCGATCAAGGCGTCACGTCGGCGGGCCAATTGACGGACGCGAAGAACGAGATCCGACCATTGATCGAGATGCCGACCCGCCTCCCTGCTCGCTACGAGCTGAAAGACGAGACCTCGCAGTCCCTCGTATACGAGCTCCAAAGCCTCGCTACCGTCCGTGGATGCTAGCAAGTTCCGGATTCTATCCAACGCCTCCTGCGGCGTCTTGGATCCGCTCGAGATGTCATCGACCAGCTCGGTGTCTGCAATCATAGTCTGAGGGCCGTTGTTTTAAGTCCGACGAATTATCAAGCCGAAACACTTTACAAACATTTACATCGGCATTCCTCTGTCGATGTCAAGTGTGAGGCATACTAAAGCGACAATATGCTCCAAGGTTCCATTGTACGAAGCAGGCCAACGTCGATTTCATCCAGCGAGGAATGACCCAGTACATACCCTAGCGGCGCTGCTCCCGGAGCGTGCTCTTTCCCGTCGTGGAACTGCTGCACGACGACGGTGTGAGCTTTCCAATGAAGCTTGACCACCTTCGCCTTCTCCAGATGACTGCTGATAGTCCTGTCGTCACCGCAAGATGGCACCACCACGTAGTCGACGTCGACGCTGCCGTGAGGGGTGTCCTCCGTCAGGTGGCAGAAATCCAAGCATATGGCGCAGACGACGACCGCGTCTTCGAGGACGACAATGTTCAGCTCGGTGCCGGGCTCGATCGCCTCCATCGCGTACGGACCGTCGAGATAGCGAAGAAGCTTGTTATGGACCACAATCTCTTCTCCGTAGCCATCAAGAATCGCAGCGGCATTTCGGAATAGTCCGTCTTGGCCTCTGACGTGACGCGAGCCCGCCACGACCATGCTGAGATTGTCGACGCGCCAAGTCCCGTCGCCCATGTTGTCGCTCATCTGCTGCAGAATGTCCTCCGAGACCGTGAGCTCCGGGTATATCACCGCGAAGCATCGCTTCTTCGACGCGTCGTCGAGCTGAGAGCCGATTGTCGCGATCTGTTCAGCGCAGGTCACACGATTGACGATGAAGCCGTCCTCCTCGTCGCCGAAGCCAAAGGCGAGATCTGGAAAGAGGCCTGCGCCAAATCGGAGTGGCTCACTTCGCGACAATCGCATTCGTCCTCTCGGGTCGCGGGGGACCTTCATCTCGACACGTATCCCGCTTAGCGTGGTCGGAATCATTCTCGACCTCGCCAGGCCACGGCGAAAGAAACTCTCCTTGTCCTTCGGACTGCGGTTTCTAGGTGCCCTGTGCAGGAAGTAGGCCTTATTTCCATCGAACTCGACCAGGAAGTGTCGACCGGATGTTGTAGGACTTCCGTCGTCGAGGCTGAAGAAATAGTCCTCGAGAGCTCGCAGCCTGACGGCGAGTTCGAAGTAAACCTTCTTCTTCTGGGACAGCGTTCTTGTCGGCATCGAGATTTCGCGCAGACAGTCTTCCAGAGTGCGTTGCGCGGAACCGTCATTCAGGTCAGTCTCGGCGAAACTGCGATATAGATCGCGGACGCTGAACTCCGCGCTCCTCATCACGAGCCATACGCCATAGAGGATGCTCCGGACGCCGCGGCGCGTCGGTTCAATCCCACGCGCTGCTTCAAGCGTGCGGTTCACGTCATCGATCCACGGCATAGTGTGTCAGTCCTCTCCCCTGCCCGAGGAGCGTGTATCGCGGCTCGGTGACTCGCGCAATCTCCTCCACTGCCGAAAAAGCATTTTGTAGTCGCACGCGGCCACCTGCGCCTTGCCGATCTCGGGGAACACATCCTCGACGCGCGCTGCTGCCCAATGCCGAAAATGCGGGAGGGCGTGGATCTCTCGGAAATGCGCTGCGGAAACAAAGACAACAGTGGCTGGCGGCTCAGCAGTATCGACCGCGATTCGGAGTGGGTGGATGTGCAATCGGTACCGCATCGAAGTACAGTTTGACGAGCTGTGGCATGCGGCGCGGCCGCATCGAGACATGACGAACCGTGCCAATCCGACGATTGAGGTGTTCCCGGACAAGGCGGGTCAGTCATCCGCAACAGCGCCGATGGCGAACGCGAGCAAGTCAACCTCACCTGGGGCATGCCCTCCCCGCCGACGGTCACGAATGAAGGCCCGACTACGGCGTCACCAATATCCGCAAGCTCTATTCTCCGCACTGGCACGGCTGGACCCGCGTCGAGAACCGCTGCATCGTGCCGTGGACGGCCGTCTGCGAGTATGAGGACACCAAGCCTAAGAAGACGGTGACAAGCGGCCCTTCGCCCGGCATCTGGACCCCATGGAAGGCGCGCGCGGCTTGATGAAGAATCCGCGTAATGGCGAGCATGAGCTATTCGCCTTCCTGACGTGCGGGGCAAACTCGCTGGTGAAGCGATCCATCCCAAGGCGATGCCAGCCATCCTTAGGGACCCAGCCGAGATCGAGCTGTGGCTGACCGCCGAGTGGAGGGATGGCAAGGCACCGCAGCGGCCATTTCCGATCGAGCCGATGGCACTCTGCCGATCGATAACACACAGGATCCCTTGTTGATTTGAGGAGACTAACTGCAATCCTCGCGGCGGCGCTTCTGCTGCCGCCCGACCTCCGGCCGGGCATCCGTAATCGACGCCGATACCATAGAGATCAAGGGCGACCGCATCGGCCTGCATGGCGTAGACGCCCTCGAGAGCTGGCAGACCTGCGGAGACTGCGATGGCGGCACCTGCCGTTGCGGCAAGGAGGCTGCATTCGCGCTGGACCGGTTCCTCGCAGCGTCCCGACCGACCCGTTGCGAATTGCTTCAGCGCGCACCAGCGCTTCGTCGGAGTCTGCTTCCGAGCGGACAGCCGCGAGGTTAACCGCTGGCTCGTTGAGAGCGGCGATGCTGTGGATTGGGAACGTTACAGCAGGAGTGCTTATACCGACTCTCGGCAGCTCGCTGGGATCCATGGTCATTCTTCTGACCACGGCACGCGGGAAATGATCTCGATCACTCGTTTTTCTTGAAGGCCATCGACATCACAACCAAATTGTGTTTCGATGGCGTTATTGCCGGGGGGCTCGGATGTACTTCAAGATACTATCGTTATGTATTGGACTCGGAGGGCTCTCGGGATGCGGAACTTTCACGCCCAGAGAGATCGCTGAACCGTCAAAGGTTACGGTGAGGGAAGCAGTCTTCGAGGTCGCGACGACGCTTCGCGACGTCCAGGATTTGGTACCGGAAAACAAACGCGCAGGTTTGATCGCAGACGAGGTAACGGTTGTCTTCAACGTCGCGGCCGCATCGGCGGTTACAGACGCTGCCAAGCTCACGGTGTCGAACGTGCCTCTCGCCGGGGGAGCAATTGGCGGAGACGCAAGCGCCCAGAACGTGAGCGACGCCAAACGCGGAAACCAGATCACCATTAAGTTCAAGAACTTTGCCACGGCAGACATGTCGAAAGGTGCTTTCACTTTGTCAGGTGCTGGTGGGAAAGACGCGAAGGCAAGCAATGGCAAACAGACCGGAAGTGCGACTGGGCCAAATTTGTCGTACGAGCAATTCCTCGCGCAGCTTCGTGCACAATGCAGGGCGAATCCAGGCATGTGCCTCTTCAACATTGGCATCGATGCTAAGACATTGAGGGAGCTGTCCGGCACGGACAAACAAGACAAACAATAAGCAAAGGGAGCGGCCGCGAGTTACGAGTTCCGCTTTCCCGTCCACAAGGGCTGTTTTTCCGCAGTTTACAAAGGTTGTTTGCAGCTTGACCCGTTTCTGCGTGATGGCTAGGGCCATGCAGTACTGGCACTAACACTGACTATGTAGTTGCGATCGCGCCCCCTCAACTGATTTCTAGAGCGTTGTCGGACTCCTGGACTGGAAAGGTCCAGGGAAGACGCTTCAGGCAGCCATAGAGGTTCGTCTGTGGGCGGCGCCTGCGCATTTAAGGCGGCGCTTCAATGTCGATTTTGCGTTCACGGCACATCCGAAGGGCCAATGCGGATGCCAAACCGCGCTTTCTCGCCGGACCACGAATGGATGCCGATCACCTCTCCTGTTGCGAAGGAGACGAGTGGAGCGCCAGCCGCACCAACATCGCCATCGCAGCGGTAGGCGATGACAGATTGTTCATCGATCTCGCTGATGCTGCATTCGTCATCCACCGAAGCGCGGAAATCGGTGGCATCTCCCTTGAGGAACGGCATGATAAGCCGGTCGCCCACTGCCGGTAACTCCGGGCGTATCTTCAGGATCTGCTTTCCGATGACCGTGGCTGACAGCGTCAAGAACGCGATCCGGTGATCGGAGGAACCCTCGCCGCGCAGAGTGACGCTTGTGACCTGCGGCTCAGCAAAGCCCGCGACTGCAACCCCCTGTACTTTGATATCGGTGAGCTTCGGCGAGCCTGCCGCAAGTTCGCCCGGCACACAATAACCGATAGTGGCGATCGTCCGGTCATTAATCAGGAAGCCGGTGCACTTCTGCCATTCCCGAACGCTCTGCCGGTTCATAACGACGACCAGCGAATCCCCAGCATTCTGCACGCGTTTCAACACACCGCCATCCAGAACGTTGTTGCCGCCGAAGGCGCGCCAATTGTCGGCTGTAGTGGCGGCGGTCGCGGGGACCGTCTGCGGAGCGAGAGCAGGAGCCTTCTTCAAATATTCAGAAACCGGACCACTGTAGTTGGGGATGAGCCCTGACTCGACGAGAAAATTGAGGTTTGCAATCCTGCCAGCGTTGTCTTGCACCTCCAGATATTTCTTTATCAGCTCCGACTGAAGCTTCTCCCTCTCTAAGGTGATGGTATTCTGGTTGGAGTAGTACCCTGTGATGGAATTGACGAATATAGTGACAATGCCGCCCATAATCGCCAACGTCAGCGGCGATTTAAGGAAATTGAACCGATCTCGCGTCATTTCTATGCGCGCGGACAGTTTCTTGTACTGAAGCTCTCTCTCGAACTTCTCCTTTTCGAACTCGAAAAGCTCGCGCTTTGATGGTTCGGCTGTCTCGTTGACATTGCTCATAATGCGGCCCTCGCTTGTTCAATAGCCAATGCACGGTATGGCACGGCGGGGCTTCGAGACCGGCGAGGCCGCCGTTTCCGCCCTCCGGGGTTTCCCACCACCGGGCCGCTGCTGACTCTGGGTAGAGGCGGGTTGCCGGCCTCAGATCGGTAACCCTATACGTCAGCGTGACTTCAAGGCAGCGACCTCCGCCTCAAGCTTTTTCAATCTGGCAATGAGCATATCGATCTGCTGCTGGGTCCCAGCGACCGGCGTCTGGAGATCCGGCAATACGGTTGTCCTCGTAAGATTCGTGAGCTGCGGGAGCGCGTTCGGCGTCAAAGGCGGCGAGCGAGCTTCGATGATCCGCGTGAGGGAAAAGTCCCTCATGTTGGCCGCGGCCGCGACCCGATCGCCGTCGCCGAAGATCTTCTCCAGCATTCCGCCAAGACGAATGCCTGCCATCTTCAATCTCACGCTGACGCGTTCTGATTGTTTCTGAAGGTACGCTTCATCGACCATAACGCTGCGCGTCTGCCCGCCATCGTACGTAACCCTGTTCTCGTCGTACTGGCAGACATCCCCTTTGAGGATGCAGTAGCCGACGTCAGAAGCGCGACTCACGGCCAGTGACTCATTCGCCCACCCCAGCACCGTATCCAACGTGACGTCTTCCGAGGTCCACTCGGTCCGTTCCTGCTGCTTTATTTCGCTGCGAAGGTCAATCGCGACCGCCTGGGCGTCGCGTCCGATCGTCTCCTCGATAATGCAGCTATCCCAGACCGAATGCATATTGTTGTCGCATGGGCCGGTGACATAGACTTTGTTTCCGCCCTTGTCGTCTTGGAAGGAGACGTGCATCGGCTGATGGATGTCGCCGACCCAATGCCCAAGGCTCTTGAGCAATCTGAGGGCGTCGCTCCC
Proteins encoded:
- a CDS encoding trypsin-like serine peptidase gives rise to the protein MSNVNETAEPSKRELFEFEKEKFERELQYKKLSARIEMTRDRFNFLKSPLTLAIMGGIVTIFVNSITGYYSNQNTITLEREKLQSELIKKYLEVQDNAGRIANLNFLVESGLIPNYSGPVSEYLKKAPALAPQTVPATAATTADNWRAFGGNNVLDGGVLKRVQNAGDSLVVVMNRQSVREWQKCTGFLINDRTIATIGYCVPGELAAGSPKLTDIKVQGVAVAGFAEPQVTSVTLRGEGSSDHRIAFLTLSATVIGKQILKIRPELPAVGDRLIMPFLKGDATDFRASVDDECSISEIDEQSVIAYRCDGDVGAAGAPLVSFATGEVIGIHSWSGEKARFGIRIGPSDVP
- a CDS encoding S1/P1 nuclease, producing the protein MTVFINAALLVIAFLCSGATTAFAWGDEGHEIVCRIAYMELSTAARQRVDGLIAQDGEFREFAKSCTWPDHPRQRASEHFLNVERSKTSVAASQPCGPASKCVVTAIVNDARDLASAREGSDALRLLKSLGHWVGDIHQPMHVSFQDDKGGNKVYVTGPCDNNMHSVWDSCIIEETIGRDAQAVAIDLRSEIKQQERTEWTSEDVTLDTVLGWANESLAVSRASDVGYCILKGDVCQYDENRVTYDGGQTRSVMVDEAYLQKQSERVSVRLKMAGIRLGGMLEKIFGDGDRVAAAANMRDFSLTRIIEARSPPLTPNALPQLTNLTRTTVLPDLQTPVAGTQQQIDMLIARLKKLEAEVAALKSR